The following coding sequences are from one Diospyros lotus cultivar Yz01 chromosome 7, ASM1463336v1, whole genome shotgun sequence window:
- the LOC127806218 gene encoding casein kinase 1-like protein HD16, with product MPDLRSGARRSKRVGNTQKDDAALVPNPQRGTGRGNSSKAAGLKSPPLNPVIPVYPCTRPRAAGRGRGSRAMNQDKNAPVLGAGVGGQGHNIFDGVVREVAGIPNELAGEKLAAVEEEGNTSPLPERIKLGNSPVYKLDRKLGKGGFGQVYVGRRVTGGSGHTGPDAVEVALKFEHRNGKGCSYGPPYEWQVYSTLNGCYGIPLVHHKGRLGEYYILVMDMLGPSLWDVWNSNNQMLSETMVSCIAVEAISILQQLHFRGFVHGDVKPENFLLGQPGTPNEKKLYLIDLGLASRWKEVSSGRHVDYDQKPDVFRGTVRYASVHAHLGRTGSRRDDLESLAYTLIFLLKGKLPWQGFVGENKGFLVCKKKMGTPSELLCCLCPPPFQQFLEMVTNMKFDEEPNYSKLISLFEDNIGSDASLLPIRIDGALKVGQKRSRFLVGLEDGVQPRKRVRLGTPATQWISVYSSRSAMKQRYHYNVMDTRLYQHVEKGKEDGLFISCIASSGNLWAVIMDAGTGFTSQVYELSPVFLNKDWIMEQWDKNYYITSLAGAANGNALVVMSKGTTYTQQSYKVSDVFPFKWINKKWKEGFYVTSMSTAGSRWGVVMSRDAGYSNQVVELDFLYPSEGIHRRWENGYRITATAATADQAAFILSTSKRRAQDVTQETLRTSAFPSTHVKEKWAKNLYIASICYGRTVS from the exons ATGCCTGATTTGAGAAGTGGAGCCCGTAGATCTAAGAGGGTCGGCAATACTCAGAAGGATGATGCTGCTTTAGTACCAAATCCTCAGCGTGGCACTGGGAGAGGTAATAGCTCCAAAGCTGCAGGCCTGAAATCACCTCCCTTGAATCCTGTTATCCCAGTATACCCTTGTACGAGACCAAGAGCTGCTGGCAGAGGCAGGGGGTCTAGAGCAATGAATCAAGATAAGAATGCTCCGGTTCTTGGTGCTGGTGTTGGAGGCCAGGGGCATAACATTTTTGATGGGGTGGTAAGAGAAGTGGCTGGTATTCCTAATGAGTTGGCAGGAGAGAAATTGGCAGCTGTTGAGGAAGAAGGAAACACAAGCCCACTTCCTGAAAGG ATAAAGCTCGGAAACTCCCCTGTTTACAAGTTAGATAGAAAGCTGGGCAAAGGGGGCTTTGGGCAAGTTTATGTTGGAAGGCGAGTGACAGGTGGCTCAGGGCACACTGGCCCTGATGCTGTTGAG GTTGCTTTGAAATTTGAGCATCGAAATGGTAAAGGATGCAGTTATGGTCCGCCTTATGAGTGGCAAGTTTACAG CACTCTAAATGGTTGCTATGGAATTCCTTTGGTGCATCACAAAGGCCGATTAGGAGAATATTATATACTC GTTATGGATATGCTAGGCCCAAGTTTATGGGATGTCTGGAACTCGAATAACCAGAT GCTGTCTGAAACAATGGTTTCTTGTATAGCAGTGGAGGCAATATCAATCCTACAACAGCTTCATTTTAGGGG TTTTGTGCATGGAGATGTAAAGCCAGAAAACTTTTTGCTTGGTCAGCCTGGAACACCTAATGAGAAAAAATTGTACTTAATTGATCTTGGTTTGG CTTCAAGATGGAAGGAAGTCTCTTCTGGTCGCCATGTTGATTATGATCAAAAGCCTGATGTTTTCAG GGGCACAGTACGTTATGCAAGTGTACATGCTCATTTGGGTAGGACAGGAAGTAGAAGGGATGACCTTGAGTCACTAGCTTATACTTTAATATTCCTCCTCAAAGGGAAGCTGCCCTGGCAAGGTTTCGTT GGTGAGAATAAAGGGTTCCTTGTTTGTAAAAAGAAGATGGGGACTCCTTCAGAGCTGCTTTGTTGCTTATGCCCTCCTCCTTTTCAACAATTTCTCGAGATGGTGACCAACATGAAGTTTGATGAAGAGCCCAACTACTCAAAGCTTATCTCACTTTTCGAGGACAACATAGGTTCTGATGCATCATTGCTGCCCATCAGAATAGATGGAGCCTTAAAG GTGGGTCAGAAAAGGAGTAGATTCCTTGTGGGTTTGGAAGATGGTGTGCAGCCTCGCAAGAGAGTTCGGTTGGGTACTCCAGCTACTCAGTGGATCTCTGTGTACAGTTCCAGATCAGCGATGAAACAGAG ATATCACTATAATGTAATGGATACAAGACTTTACCAACATGTggagaagggaaaggaagatgGTTTGTTCATCAGCTGTATAGCTTCTTCTGGAAATTTGTGGGCAGTCATTATGGATGCAGGAACAGGTTTTACATCCCAGGTCTATGAACTCTCCCCTGTTTTTTTGAACAAG GACTGGATAATGGAGCAGTGGGACAAGAACTATTACATCACTTCCCTTGCTGGTGCAGCCAATGGCAATGCATTGGTGGTAATGTCCAAGG GGACAACCTATACTCAACAGTCATACAAAGTCAGTGATGTATTTCCATTCAAATGGATCAATAAGAAGTGGAAAGAAGGCTTCTATGTTACCTCCATGTCCACTGCTGGTAGCAGATGGGGTGTTGTAATGTCCCGAGATGCTGGTTATTCTAATCAA GTTGTTGAACTTGATTTCCTCTATCCGAGTGAAGGAATTCATAGAAGGTGGGAGAATGGATATAGAATTACAGCAACTGCTGCAACAGCAGATCAAGCTGCATTCATACTGAGTACATCCAAGAGGAGAGCACAAGACGTAACTCAAGAAACTTTGCGGACATCAGCCTTTCCTAGCACCCATGTTAAG